One region of Chloroflexota bacterium genomic DNA includes:
- the rpoC gene encoding DNA-directed RNA polymerase subunit beta' — translation MTEVNDFNAIRVSLASPEQIRSWSYGEVTEPETINYRTLKPEKDGLFCERIFGPTKNYECYCGKYKKIRYRGVTCDRCGVTVEHSRVRRTHMGHIELAAPVAHIWFAKGVPSRLALLLDISPRNLERVLYFAQYVITSVDESARDEQIRKLKERLSQQIMQKEQLLADQVAEIGAKSKSPRDQEDLEKINQLRRDFADRKVELEGELHDRVSELENLRPLKLLTESQRQELKQEFGDFLEVGMGAEAILDVLKDIDLEKLRHDLIDEIRSSSGQRRKKASKRLRVVEAFWRSGNKPEWMILIVLPVLPPELRPIVQLDGGRFATSDLNDLYRRVINRNNRLRRLIDLGAPEIIIRNEKRMLQEAVDALVDSGRKGRAPMVSGIHKLKSLSDMLRGKQGRFRQNLLGKRVDYSGRSVIVVGPELKLHQCGLPRHMALELFKPFVMRRLIEQGYAHNIKSARRQVEKARPEVWDILVEVVKERPVLLNRAPTLHRLSVQAFEPVLIDGSAIQIHPLVCAAFNADFDGDQMAVHVPLARAAVKEAREKMLSVYNMLLPSCGEPVMTPTLDMVLGCYYLTNIRPGAKGEGMVFCDFEEAKLAYALGIVSLDAEIEVRNKDGDGQRLKANVGRILFNEVLPPEFRFYNQVMDKAALKRLVLDCYRLLGNDPTVTMLDNLKQLGFEYATKSGTTIAAKDIEVPRNKAKLLEEGDERIAVIESQFNRGLITEDERYSSAIQVWTETTDKITETISQSLDRYGGIYMMATSGAKGNISQIRQMAGMRGLMTDPSGRIIDFPIKSSFREGLSVMEYFISTHGARKGLADTALRTSDAGYLTRRLIDVAQELIIFEKDCGTEEGNWIFEKAEKGLLAPLNERLIGRLAAVDIIDPSTGEIIIRENEEIDEEEAKRITEVGIARVYVRSPLSCHSRRGICQHCYGRDLARRGLVETGTAVGIIAAQSIGEPGTQLTLRTFHTGGVVGADITSGLPRVEELFEARVPKGLAVLSEIDGVADVIETQDVRKIIITSSESYLDEYTLPPGVEVVVSNGQWVEAGTNLAALAPPSEKKAKKSKQPAVIEEHPVVARVAGNVVIEDGHLYIKYEEVEEREYIIPSGSHIRVKSGDRVKAGDQLIDGAVDPQDILRIMGREAVQQYLLEEVQKVYRSQGVNINDKHVEIIVRQMLRRVRVESPGDTELLSGDLVDRFEYEGINAKVLAEGGEPATAQTVLLGITRASLNTSSWLAAASFQETTRVLTEAAIWGRTDRLLGLKENVIIGKLIPSQASAIVGEDEEVVTEQIDTSAVPEDRLLPELEARDSEAKDSEAGDKLD, via the coding sequence ATGACTGAAGTTAATGATTTTAATGCTATTCGTGTTTCGCTGGCCTCACCGGAGCAAATTAGAAGCTGGTCCTACGGAGAGGTGACCGAACCTGAGACAATCAATTATCGAACCCTGAAGCCAGAAAAGGACGGGCTTTTTTGCGAAAGAATCTTCGGGCCAACTAAGAATTATGAGTGTTATTGTGGGAAGTATAAGAAGATACGCTATCGTGGCGTTACCTGTGATAGATGTGGGGTTACGGTAGAGCATTCCAGGGTACGCCGAACGCATATGGGCCATATCGAATTAGCTGCTCCGGTGGCTCACATTTGGTTTGCTAAAGGAGTGCCTAGTCGATTGGCATTGCTTCTTGATATATCCCCTCGAAACTTGGAGCGGGTGCTTTACTTTGCGCAATATGTAATTACTTCGGTTGATGAATCGGCGCGCGATGAGCAGATTAGAAAACTCAAGGAAAGGCTATCTCAGCAGATTATGCAGAAGGAGCAGTTGTTGGCGGATCAAGTTGCTGAGATAGGGGCAAAATCTAAGTCGCCACGAGACCAGGAAGACCTGGAAAAAATAAATCAGTTACGGCGCGATTTTGCTGATAGAAAAGTCGAGCTTGAAGGTGAGTTACACGATAGAGTATCAGAGTTAGAGAACCTGAGACCGCTAAAACTTCTTACAGAAAGCCAACGTCAAGAGCTTAAGCAGGAATTTGGTGACTTTCTTGAAGTTGGCATGGGGGCGGAAGCCATATTGGACGTTCTTAAAGACATTGATCTTGAAAAACTACGTCATGATCTCATTGACGAGATCCGCTCGAGTTCGGGCCAGCGTCGCAAGAAGGCCAGCAAGCGATTGCGTGTGGTTGAAGCTTTCTGGCGCAGTGGAAATAAGCCTGAGTGGATGATATTGATTGTGCTCCCGGTATTACCTCCGGAGCTTCGTCCTATCGTCCAACTGGACGGAGGCAGATTTGCCACCAGCGACCTTAATGATCTTTATCGCCGTGTGATCAATCGCAATAATCGTCTCAGGCGACTGATCGATTTAGGCGCTCCAGAGATCATCATCCGCAATGAAAAACGCATGCTTCAAGAGGCTGTTGATGCACTTGTCGACAGCGGGCGAAAGGGACGAGCGCCGATGGTCAGTGGCATTCACAAGCTAAAATCACTGTCTGACATGCTTCGAGGCAAGCAGGGTCGTTTCCGCCAGAACCTTTTGGGCAAACGAGTAGACTATAGTGGTCGTTCGGTCATTGTTGTTGGTCCTGAATTGAAGCTCCATCAATGTGGTTTGCCCAGACATATGGCCTTGGAATTGTTCAAGCCCTTTGTTATGCGTCGTTTGATTGAGCAGGGCTATGCTCATAACATCAAGAGTGCTCGAAGACAAGTAGAAAAAGCTAGACCTGAGGTGTGGGACATTCTGGTAGAAGTGGTCAAGGAGCGGCCGGTATTGCTTAACCGGGCTCCAACATTGCATCGCTTAAGTGTACAAGCTTTTGAGCCTGTACTTATTGATGGTAGTGCTATACAGATTCATCCCTTGGTATGCGCCGCTTTTAATGCTGATTTTGATGGAGACCAAATGGCCGTTCATGTACCTCTCGCTCGGGCAGCAGTTAAAGAAGCTAGGGAGAAAATGCTTAGCGTCTATAATATGTTGTTGCCGAGTTGCGGTGAGCCGGTAATGACACCAACTTTGGATATGGTTTTAGGTTGTTATTATCTCACCAATATCAGACCTGGGGCCAAGGGCGAGGGGATGGTTTTTTGCGATTTTGAAGAAGCTAAGCTTGCCTATGCACTAGGCATTGTCAGCTTAGATGCCGAGATAGAAGTAAGAAACAAAGATGGAGACGGGCAGAGATTAAAGGCCAATGTTGGTCGGATTCTGTTCAACGAAGTCTTACCTCCTGAATTTCGATTTTATAATCAGGTGATGGACAAAGCTGCTTTGAAGCGCTTGGTGTTAGACTGCTATCGTTTATTGGGAAATGACCCCACAGTTACTATGCTTGACAATCTTAAACAGCTCGGATTTGAGTATGCTACTAAATCGGGTACCACAATTGCTGCGAAAGATATTGAGGTGCCTCGGAATAAAGCAAAGCTCCTTGAGGAGGGTGATGAGAGAATAGCTGTTATCGAAAGTCAGTTTAACCGAGGGCTGATAACTGAGGATGAGCGTTATAGCAGTGCGATTCAAGTGTGGACAGAGACTACGGATAAAATCACAGAAACCATCTCCCAGTCCTTAGATCGCTATGGTGGCATCTACATGATGGCAACCTCGGGAGCAAAAGGAAATATTTCGCAGATCAGGCAAATGGCTGGTATGCGAGGTTTAATGACTGACCCGTCAGGAAGGATAATTGATTTCCCTATCAAGTCAAGCTTTCGTGAAGGACTCTCGGTCATGGAGTATTTTATATCCACTCACGGTGCTCGTAAAGGATTGGCTGACACCGCTTTGAGGACTTCAGATGCTGGTTATCTCACTCGCCGCCTTATTGATGTTGCCCAAGAGTTGATCATATTCGAAAAAGATTGTGGTACCGAAGAGGGTAATTGGATATTTGAGAAAGCGGAGAAAGGATTATTGGCGCCTCTCAATGAGCGGCTGATTGGGCGTCTAGCTGCGGTTGATATTATTGACCCAAGTACTGGCGAGATTATCATCCGTGAAAATGAAGAAATTGATGAGGAAGAGGCAAAGCGCATTACCGAGGTTGGCATTGCCCGGGTATATGTGAGGTCACCTCTTAGTTGCCATTCCCGCCGTGGTATCTGTCAGCACTGTTATGGACGTGATCTTGCAAGGAGGGGGCTAGTGGAAACTGGCACAGCTGTAGGCATAATTGCTGCCCAGAGTATCGGGGAGCCGGGCACCCAACTTACACTGCGCACCTTCCATACAGGGGGTGTGGTTGGAGCTGATATTACTAGTGGTTTGCCAAGAGTAGAGGAACTGTTTGAAGCCAGGGTGCCAAAAGGACTGGCTGTTCTCTCTGAAATCGATGGCGTTGCAGATGTAATTGAGACCCAAGATGTGCGGAAAATAATAATTACCAGTTCTGAATCATATCTAGATGAATATACATTACCGCCAGGAGTGGAGGTGGTTGTGAGCAATGGGCAGTGGGTTGAGGCCGGAACAAATCTTGCTGCTTTAGCACCCCCCTCTGAGAAAAAGGCTAAAAAAAGCAAGCAGCCAGCAGTTATAGAAGAACATCCGGTGGTGGCTAGGGTTGCCGGTAACGTAGTTATTGAGGATGGGCACCTCTACATCAAATATGAAGAGGTTGAAGAGCGAGAGTATATAATTCCATCTGGGAGCCATATTCGCGTTAAATCGGGCGATAGGGTGAAAGCTGGAGACCAGTTAATTGATGGTGCTGTTGATCCTCAGGATATTCTACGCATTATGGGCAGGGAGGCAGTGCAGCAGTACTTACTTGAAGAGGTGCAAAAGGTCTACCGCTCGCAAGGTGTGAACATTAATGATAAGCATGTTGAAATTATTGTACGCCAGATGCTCAGGCGAGTCCGTGTCGAATCCCCGGGTGATACCGAGCTTCTGTCTGGAGACCTAGTCGACCGCTTCGAGTATGAGGGTATAAATGCTAAGGTTTTGGCTGAGGGGGGTGAACCAGCTACCGCTCAGACTGTTCTCCTCGGGATTACACGAGCTTCGTTAAATACAAGTAGTTGGTTAGCTGCTGCTTCTTTCCAAGAGACTACGAGAGTACTTACCGAAGCAGCAATTTGGGGTAGAACAGATAGACTCCTCGGGCTCAAGGAAAACGTAATTATCGGTAAGCTCATTCCGTCTCAAGCTTCAGCCATAGTCGGGGAGGATGAGGAAGTAGTTACAGAACAAATAGATACTTCAGCAGTGCCGGAGGACAGGCTGTTACCTGAGTTAGAGGCTAGGGATAGTGAGGCTAAGGATAGTGAGGCTGGGGATAAATTAGATTAG
- the ispD gene encoding 2-C-methyl-D-erythritol 4-phosphate cytidylyltransferase, with protein sequence MSQTGVVIVGAGSSQRMGTDKVFMPLAGKPLLAWSVDVCQSCVLVSQIVIVLNETKLDLGQRLVAERSWSKVVEVCPGGSRRQDSVRQGLNELDGCDWVVIHDGARPFLTLDLIRDGLETAQATGAVVAAVPVKDTVKLGGSDMMVRGTLNRQELWAVQTPQVFRFDIITKAHEQVTGDVTDDASMVEQLGYKVKLYMGSYDNIKITTPEDLALAEVMARRK encoded by the coding sequence ATGTCTCAAACGGGAGTTGTCATTGTTGGAGCCGGCAGCAGCCAGCGAATGGGGACGGACAAAGTCTTTATGCCTTTGGCTGGAAAACCTTTGCTAGCCTGGTCAGTAGATGTCTGCCAAAGTTGTGTGCTGGTCAGCCAGATAGTAATCGTTTTAAATGAGACTAAGTTGGATTTGGGGCAGAGATTAGTCGCTGAAAGAAGCTGGTCTAAAGTAGTGGAAGTTTGCCCAGGTGGTAGTCGGCGACAGGACTCTGTCAGGCAAGGGCTCAATGAACTTGATGGTTGTGACTGGGTGGTCATTCATGATGGAGCACGCCCTTTCTTGACGTTGGACTTGATTCGTGATGGTCTGGAGACAGCTCAGGCAACTGGGGCAGTGGTAGCGGCGGTTCCGGTTAAGGACACCGTTAAACTCGGTGGCAGCGACATGATGGTCAGGGGAACGCTCAATCGTCAGGAGTTATGGGCGGTGCAGACGCCGCAGGTTTTCCGCTTTGATATAATAACTAAAGCTCATGAGCAAGTAACAGGTGATGTTACCGACGATGCTAGCATGGTTGAGCAGCTGGGATACAAGGTGAAGCTTTATATGGGGTCTTATGACAATATAAAGATAACCACTCCTGAAGATTTGGCTTTGGCTGAGGTTATGGCGAGGAGAAAGTAG
- the ruvB gene encoding Holliday junction branch migration DNA helicase RuvB — protein sequence MRDKELKTRIVSGKPSVDDVSLDTNLRPRRLRDFIGQEKVKGNLEIAIAAAHKRGEPLDHVLLYGPPGLGKTTLAYIIAAEMGVNIRVSSGPAIERPGDLAAILTNLQKNDGFFIDEIHRLSRPVEEILYPAMEDFAIDIIIGKGPGARSLRLSLPRFTLVGATTRFALMSPPLRDRFGAVYRLDFYDEPAIKAILKRSASILNIDIDEVGITEIACRARGTPRVANRLLKRVRDYAQVMADGVITESVAVEALSKLEIDRIGLDEIDHKVLRTIIKKFDGGPVGLETIAASISEEADTIMDVYEPYLLQLGFLERTPRGRVATRLACEHLGVAYKRGQSPQASLW from the coding sequence ATGAGAGATAAGGAACTAAAGACACGGATAGTGTCAGGTAAGCCCAGTGTTGACGATGTTTCCTTAGATACTAACCTTCGCCCCAGGCGTCTTCGTGATTTTATAGGGCAGGAGAAGGTTAAGGGTAATCTCGAGATAGCTATTGCTGCTGCTCATAAACGCGGAGAACCGTTGGACCATGTTCTTCTTTACGGGCCTCCCGGCTTGGGAAAAACTACATTAGCCTACATTATCGCTGCTGAAATGGGCGTCAATATCAGGGTTAGTTCGGGGCCAGCTATAGAGCGTCCCGGAGATTTGGCAGCTATCCTGACTAATCTCCAAAAAAACGATGGTTTTTTTATTGACGAGATTCACCGACTCAGCCGTCCGGTAGAAGAAATACTTTATCCGGCAATGGAAGATTTTGCCATAGATATAATTATTGGTAAGGGACCTGGTGCCAGGAGTTTACGCTTAAGTTTACCTCGTTTTACTTTGGTTGGTGCTACTACCCGTTTTGCCCTGATGAGCCCGCCTCTGAGGGACAGGTTCGGTGCTGTTTACCGCCTTGATTTCTATGATGAACCGGCTATAAAGGCGATCTTAAAGCGTTCGGCAAGCATTCTCAATATAGATATAGATGAAGTCGGCATTACTGAGATTGCCTGTCGAGCCCGAGGAACACCGCGGGTAGCTAACAGACTGCTTAAGCGAGTACGTGACTATGCCCAGGTAATGGCAGATGGGGTAATTACCGAATCTGTTGCCGTTGAAGCGCTTTCTAAATTGGAGATAGACCGTATTGGTTTGGATGAGATAGACCACAAGGTCCTGCGTACTATAATCAAGAAATTCGACGGTGGGCCAGTCGGACTAGAAACAATCGCAGCTTCTATCAGTGAAGAAGCAGATACAATAATGGATGTTTATGAGCCTTATCTTCTTCAATTAGGATTCCTAGAGCGGACACCTCGGGGTAGAGTGGCTACCAGGCTTGCCTGCGAACACCTGGGAGTTGCTTATAAGAGGGGGCAGTCACCTCAGGCAAGCCTCTGGTAA
- a CDS encoding 2-C-methyl-D-erythritol 2,4-cyclodiphosphate synthase codes for MRVGIGYDVHTLVPGRKLILGGVKIPFDKGLSGHSDADVLTHAVMDALLGAAGLRDIGSQFPSEDPKYNNISSLVLLDEVNKLLKAKGFRVVNVDAVVVAEQPKISPFVEDMRGRIGRTLGVDLGQVMVKATTTDGLGFAGRREGIAAYAVALVDEL; via the coding sequence ATGCGAGTCGGAATTGGGTATGATGTACATACGCTAGTACCGGGGCGCAAGCTGATTCTAGGTGGAGTGAAGATTCCGTTTGATAAAGGGCTCTCAGGCCATAGTGATGCTGATGTGTTGACACATGCCGTAATGGACGCTCTGCTTGGTGCTGCAGGGCTCCGAGATATTGGCAGCCAGTTTCCATCTGAAGACCCTAAATATAATAATATTTCCAGCCTGGTTTTGCTGGACGAGGTTAATAAGCTGCTCAAGGCGAAAGGTTTTAGAGTTGTAAATGTTGATGCGGTTGTTGTTGCTGAGCAACCTAAAATATCGCCTTTTGTTGAGGACATGCGTGGTCGCATCGGTCGGACTCTGGGAGTTGATTTAGGGCAGGTTATGGTCAAGGCAACTACCACTGATGGCTTGGGTTTTGCTGGCAGGAGAGAGGGGATAGCTGCTTATGCCGTAGCTCTGGTGGACGAGTTATGA
- a CDS encoding helix-turn-helix transcriptional regulator: MHYERELLKGSTDSLLLCLINHQPMYGYQIIKELQKRSNGYFQFKEGTLYPALHRLEKAGLVQGKWQQLSSSQERRYYYITQKGQEALAERLAIWQDFSTAVALIMQPVTG, from the coding sequence ATGCATTACGAACGCGAATTGCTCAAAGGCAGCACCGACTCTTTGCTTCTCTGTTTGATCAACCATCAGCCAATGTATGGCTACCAAATCATAAAAGAACTACAAAAAAGAAGCAATGGCTACTTTCAATTCAAGGAAGGTACTCTCTATCCAGCTCTCCACCGCCTTGAAAAGGCCGGGCTTGTTCAGGGCAAATGGCAGCAACTGTCAAGCAGCCAAGAAAGGCGCTACTATTACATAACACAAAAGGGGCAAGAAGCCCTGGCTGAAAGATTAGCTATCTGGCAAGACTTTTCTACGGCTGTGGCTTTAATCATGCAACCAGTAACTGGTTAA
- a CDS encoding ATP-dependent Clp protease ATP-binding subunit produces MASRFEKFSERARRALTRAQEEAQRFGHNYIDTEHILLGLIAEEDSVASKVLANLGILPNKIRAAVEFVVGRGERSAIGEVGLTPRAKRVIELAVDEARRLNHSYIGTEHLLLGLLRDREGAAVGVLESFGITFDKTQAEINNVLSQSSSQPRAVARGTGRTPVLDQLGIDLTNAARAGKLDPIVNRNKEIERVIQILSRRTKNNPALIGEPGVGKTAIVEGLAHRIVAGEVPETLQGKRLVTLDIGSLVAGTKYRGEFEERLKKVIDEIKGAGNCVVFVDELHTIVGAGAAEGAVDASNILKPSLSRGELQCIGATTLDDYRKYIEKDAALERRFQPVMVTEPTVEQTLDILRGIKVRYEEHHKLTISDEALQAAASLAAKYIPDRFLPDKAIDLMDEASSRVRIMRGGVPIGLTEARRALETVRRDKDTAISSKEYEYAAELRDREVQLVDKINGLEQKWQAEQQQEKQVVTEEDIAEVVSMWTGVPVVRLTTDETSRLLQMEEALHRRIIGQDEAINVVSKAVRRARAGLKEPRHPIGSFIFLGPTGVGKTELVRALAEFMFGSEDAMVRLDMSEFMERHTVARLVGAPPGYVGYDEGGQLTEAVRRKPYCVILLDEIEKAHPDVFNILLQIFDDGHLTDAKGRRVDFRNGIVVMTSNVGAKHIKGVMSIGFAARTDEEKNRHTEYEKMKEKVLAELKTTFLPEFLNRIDEVVVFHSLSKEQIRQIVDLMLGQVAKSVGEKNLKLEITDAARDFLGEKGYDPTFGARPLRRVIQNEVEDKLSEALLRGEFSPGDTLNVDYDGEKIVIRAAAGALSGEGVAKELN; encoded by the coding sequence ATGGCCAGCAGGTTTGAGAAATTTTCAGAGAGAGCTCGTCGAGCCCTAACCCGTGCCCAAGAGGAAGCTCAACGTTTTGGGCATAATTACATTGATACTGAGCACATATTGCTAGGTTTGATAGCTGAAGAGGATAGTGTAGCCAGCAAAGTCCTAGCTAACTTGGGTATACTTCCGAATAAGATACGAGCTGCTGTGGAGTTTGTGGTGGGGCGGGGAGAGAGGTCAGCAATCGGCGAAGTCGGGCTTACTCCTAGAGCAAAAAGGGTGATTGAACTTGCGGTTGACGAAGCTCGTCGATTGAACCATAGCTATATAGGCACTGAGCATCTCCTGTTAGGTCTGTTGCGTGATCGTGAGGGTGCAGCGGTTGGTGTTTTGGAGAGCTTTGGTATTACCTTCGATAAAACTCAAGCTGAGATAAACAATGTTCTAAGCCAGAGCTCATCTCAGCCCCGTGCTGTTGCCCGGGGCACTGGTCGGACACCGGTCTTAGACCAGCTTGGTATTGACCTGACTAATGCAGCTCGGGCTGGGAAACTTGACCCTATTGTTAACCGTAACAAGGAGATTGAGCGAGTTATCCAAATACTCAGCCGTCGCACGAAGAACAACCCGGCGCTTATAGGTGAACCGGGTGTTGGCAAAACAGCGATTGTTGAAGGTCTGGCACATCGAATAGTGGCAGGCGAAGTCCCTGAGACGCTGCAAGGCAAACGGCTGGTGACTCTTGATATAGGTTCGTTGGTAGCTGGCACGAAATATCGTGGTGAATTTGAGGAAAGACTTAAGAAGGTCATTGACGAGATAAAAGGTGCCGGCAATTGTGTGGTTTTTGTTGATGAGTTACATACTATTGTCGGTGCCGGTGCCGCCGAGGGTGCTGTTGATGCCTCCAATATCTTGAAACCGTCGTTGTCACGGGGTGAGCTTCAGTGCATTGGTGCTACCACATTGGATGATTATCGCAAGTATATTGAGAAAGACGCTGCCTTGGAGCGTCGTTTTCAGCCGGTAATGGTGACTGAGCCGACTGTGGAGCAGACTCTGGACATACTGCGAGGCATTAAGGTGCGTTATGAAGAGCATCACAAGTTAACTATAAGTGATGAGGCTTTGCAGGCTGCAGCTTCTTTAGCCGCCAAGTATATACCTGACCGGTTCTTGCCTGATAAGGCTATTGATTTAATGGATGAGGCTTCATCTCGAGTGCGCATAATGCGAGGTGGGGTGCCTATCGGTTTGACTGAAGCCAGACGGGCCCTGGAGACTGTACGCAGGGACAAAGATACTGCCATTTCTTCTAAAGAGTATGAGTATGCTGCCGAGCTGCGTGACCGTGAAGTACAGTTGGTGGACAAAATCAATGGTCTGGAACAGAAGTGGCAGGCGGAGCAGCAACAGGAAAAGCAGGTCGTGACTGAGGAAGATATAGCTGAGGTAGTCAGTATGTGGACTGGAGTCCCCGTAGTACGTTTGACCACTGATGAAACCAGCCGACTGCTGCAGATGGAGGAGGCGTTGCACCGACGCATTATTGGCCAGGATGAGGCTATAAATGTTGTGTCTAAGGCGGTGAGGCGTGCCCGAGCCGGCTTAAAGGAGCCTCGTCATCCTATTGGCAGTTTTATTTTCCTGGGACCAACGGGTGTGGGCAAAACCGAGCTGGTAAGAGCTCTAGCCGAGTTCATGTTCGGCAGTGAAGATGCTATGGTCCGCCTCGATATGTCTGAGTTTATGGAGCGACACACCGTGGCTCGACTGGTTGGTGCTCCTCCCGGATATGTGGGCTATGACGAGGGGGGACAACTGACCGAGGCAGTGAGGCGAAAGCCCTATTGCGTGATACTGCTCGATGAGATTGAGAAGGCACATCCTGATGTTTTCAATATATTGCTTCAGATTTTTGATGATGGTCACCTGACCGATGCTAAAGGGCGCAGGGTTGATTTCCGTAACGGTATAGTGGTCATGACTAGCAATGTGGGTGCCAAACATATAAAAGGTGTTATGAGCATCGGCTTTGCCGCCCGGACCGATGAAGAAAAGAATCGCCACACTGAATACGAGAAGATGAAGGAAAAAGTTCTTGCCGAGTTAAAGACGACCTTTCTACCTGAGTTTCTAAATCGCATTGATGAAGTGGTCGTTTTCCATTCTCTCAGTAAAGAACAAATCCGTCAAATCGTCGATCTTATGCTTGGCCAGGTGGCTAAGTCGGTAGGCGAGAAGAATCTGAAACTGGAAATCACCGATGCTGCCCGTGATTTTCTGGGTGAAAAGGGCTACGACCCGACTTTTGGAGCACGGCCTCTGCGCCGTGTGATTCAGAATGAGGTTGAGGATAAGCTTTCTGAGGCCCTACTCCGTGGTGAGTTCAGCCCCGGCGATACTTTGAATGTAGACTATGACGGTGAAAAGATTGTGATTCGAGCCGCTGCTGGAGCCTTATCAGGGGAGGGGGTAGCAAAAGAACTGAATTGA
- the radA gene encoding DNA repair protein RadA, with product MNKPKSKTVFVCQQCGKESPKWLGRCPGCQEWNSFVETVVTASSQVATWLYSEESAPRELSKLKTEAYPRLNFPFTEFNRVLGGGLVSGSLVLVGGDPGIGKSTLLLQASSAVAERGDRVVYVSGEESPHQLKLRSERLGIGGDRLYILPETNLEAILGRLQELSPNLVVVDSIQTVYIEELTGAPGSVGQIRECTLRLMRWAKRAGIPALITGHVTKDGAIAGPRVLEHIVDVVLYLEGETFSSYRILRSTKNRFGSTNEVGVFEMSGGGLIEVANPSEAFLASHRDGAVGSAVVSTFEGSRPLLVEIQALTSLASFGPPRRIANGVDFNRLLLIAAVLSRRAGVNLSNQDIITNVIGGMRIGEPAADLGIALAIASSHRDARVAPGLVALGEVGLSGEIRAVPQLERRIAETARLGFKRCLIPETSSKISSAVKGVELLTASTVAEALRLGLVRTPKK from the coding sequence TTGAATAAGCCTAAATCCAAGACTGTCTTTGTCTGCCAGCAGTGTGGTAAGGAAAGTCCGAAGTGGTTAGGCCGTTGTCCTGGTTGCCAGGAGTGGAATAGCTTTGTAGAAACTGTTGTCACCGCCTCCAGCCAAGTAGCTACTTGGCTGTATTCAGAGGAAAGCGCCCCACGCGAGCTTTCCAAACTGAAAACTGAGGCATATCCCCGGCTGAATTTTCCTTTTACTGAGTTCAATCGTGTTCTGGGTGGTGGTCTGGTGTCTGGTTCCTTGGTGCTTGTCGGTGGTGACCCGGGTATTGGAAAGTCTACACTTTTGCTTCAAGCCTCATCGGCAGTGGCTGAGAGAGGAGACAGGGTGGTATATGTTTCCGGTGAGGAGTCACCACACCAGCTTAAGCTCAGGTCGGAACGCCTTGGAATAGGTGGTGACAGACTTTATATTCTTCCCGAGACTAATCTTGAGGCTATTTTGGGGCGCTTGCAAGAACTGTCGCCTAATTTGGTGGTTGTTGATTCTATCCAAACTGTCTATATAGAGGAACTAACCGGAGCGCCAGGTAGCGTTGGCCAAATACGGGAATGCACTTTAAGGCTTATGCGATGGGCAAAACGAGCCGGAATTCCAGCTCTTATCACCGGACATGTCACCAAAGACGGGGCTATTGCCGGCCCCAGAGTATTAGAGCACATTGTCGATGTGGTTCTTTATCTCGAAGGGGAGACATTTAGCAGCTATCGGATATTAAGGAGCACCAAGAATCGCTTTGGTTCCACAAATGAAGTCGGCGTTTTTGAGATGAGCGGTGGGGGTTTAATAGAGGTGGCTAACCCGTCCGAAGCTTTTTTGGCTTCACATCGCGATGGAGCAGTTGGTTCGGCTGTGGTGTCCACCTTTGAGGGAAGCCGCCCTCTGCTGGTGGAAATACAGGCTTTAACCAGTCTAGCTAGCTTCGGTCCTCCGCGACGCATTGCCAATGGGGTTGACTTTAATCGGTTGCTCTTAATAGCCGCTGTGCTTAGCCGGCGTGCTGGTGTTAACCTTTCCAATCAAGATATTATAACCAATGTTATCGGTGGTATGCGGATTGGTGAGCCGGCTGCCGACCTGGGCATTGCTCTGGCGATTGCGTCGAGTCACCGGGATGCTCGGGTTGCCCCGGGGCTTGTAGCTCTTGGTGAGGTGGGGTTGAGCGGTGAGATTAGAGCTGTGCCTCAGTTGGAAAGGCGAATTGCTGAAACGGCCAGATTGGGCTTTAAGCGTTGCCTCATCCCTGAAACCTCATCCAAGATTTCGTCCGCTGTGAAAGGCGTTGAGCTTTTGACAGCAAGCACTGTAGCTGAAGCCCTCCGGCTGGGTCTTGTCAGGACGCCGAAGAAGTGA